One window from the genome of Cucumis melo cultivar AY chromosome 10, USDA_Cmelo_AY_1.0, whole genome shotgun sequence encodes:
- the LOC103502561 gene encoding uncharacterized protein LOC103502561 isoform X5: MLVMTTSERYLSLSLSLSLSLSHFSLTFFFHVLYSRAIASARTAGRISNILSNPSPDSPSDVPNVVVQVIDLKAMGNRYMATLVTMRLGADVLVFFHCNGSDQRGLLLQEVFGETYYEAS, encoded by the exons ATGTTGGTAATGACAACGTCGGAAcgctatctctctctctctctctctctctctctctctctctcacatttctcacttacctttttctttcatgtactctacTCTCGAGCAATAGCAAGCGCACGAACTGCTGGCAGAATATCAAACATTTTGTCCAATCCATCACCGGACTCCCCCTCCGATGTCCCCAACGTTGTGGTTCAGGTCATTGATCTCAAGGCGATGGGAAATCGCTATAT GGCTACACTTGTGACCATGAGGCTTGGAGCAGATGTTCTTGTGTTTTTCCATTGCAATGGAAGTGATCAAAGAGG GTTGTTGCTTCAAGAAGTATTTGGTGAAACTTACTATGAGGCTTCATGA
- the LOC103502561 gene encoding uncharacterized protein LOC103502561 isoform X6 yields MGNRYMATLVTMRLGADVLVFFHCNGSDQRGSFWILHCCREMMSAVMRVPYGTTLTFSMCNPFIVSFYTCCCFKKYLVKLTMRLHEVCNTRKDVIIEGQNII; encoded by the exons ATGGGAAATCGCTATAT GGCTACACTTGTGACCATGAGGCTTGGAGCAGATGTTCTTGTGTTTTTCCATTGCAATGGAAGTGATCAAAGAGG TAGCTTTTGGATTCTCCATTGCTGCCGAGAGATGATGAGTGCGGTAATGAGGGTTCCTTACGGTACAACACTTACATTTTCAATGTGCAATCCTTTCATAGTATCATTTTATACGT GTTGTTGCTTCAAGAAGTATTTGGTGAAACTTACTATGAGGCTTCATGAAGTATGCAACACTCGAAAAGACGTAATTATTGAGGGTCAGAACATAATTTAA
- the LOC103502561 gene encoding uncharacterized protein LOC103502561 isoform X4, whose amino-acid sequence MLVMTTSERYLSLSLSLSLSLSHFSLTFFFHVLYSRAIASARTAGRISNILSNPSPDSPSDVPNVVVQVIDLKAMGNRYMATLVTMRLGADVLVFFHCNGSDQRGFWILHCCREMMSAVMRVPYGCCFKKYLVKLTMRLHEVCNTRKDVIIEGQNII is encoded by the exons ATGTTGGTAATGACAACGTCGGAAcgctatctctctctctctctctctctctctctctctctctcacatttctcacttacctttttctttcatgtactctacTCTCGAGCAATAGCAAGCGCACGAACTGCTGGCAGAATATCAAACATTTTGTCCAATCCATCACCGGACTCCCCCTCCGATGTCCCCAACGTTGTGGTTCAGGTCATTGATCTCAAGGCGATGGGAAATCGCTATAT GGCTACACTTGTGACCATGAGGCTTGGAGCAGATGTTCTTGTGTTTTTCCATTGCAATGGAAGTGATCAAAGAGG CTTTTGGATTCTCCATTGCTGCCGAGAGATGATGAGTGCGGTAATGAGGGTTCCTTACG GTTGTTGCTTCAAGAAGTATTTGGTGAAACTTACTATGAGGCTTCATGAAGTATGCAACACTCGAAAAGACGTAATTATTGAGGGTCAGAACATAATTTAA
- the LOC103502561 gene encoding uncharacterized protein LOC103502561 isoform X1: MLVMTTSERYLSLSLSLSLSLSHFSLTFFFHVLYSRAIASARTAGRISNILSNPSPDSPSDVPNVVVQVIDLKAMGNRYMATLVTMRLGADVLVFFHCNGSDQRGSFWILHCCREMMSAVMRVPYGTTLTFSMCNPFIVSFYTCCCFKKYLVKLTMRLHEVCNTRKDVIIEGQNII, from the exons ATGTTGGTAATGACAACGTCGGAAcgctatctctctctctctctctctctctctctctctctctcacatttctcacttacctttttctttcatgtactctacTCTCGAGCAATAGCAAGCGCACGAACTGCTGGCAGAATATCAAACATTTTGTCCAATCCATCACCGGACTCCCCCTCCGATGTCCCCAACGTTGTGGTTCAGGTCATTGATCTCAAGGCGATGGGAAATCGCTATAT GGCTACACTTGTGACCATGAGGCTTGGAGCAGATGTTCTTGTGTTTTTCCATTGCAATGGAAGTGATCAAAGAGG TAGCTTTTGGATTCTCCATTGCTGCCGAGAGATGATGAGTGCGGTAATGAGGGTTCCTTACGGTACAACACTTACATTTTCAATGTGCAATCCTTTCATAGTATCATTTTATACGT GTTGTTGCTTCAAGAAGTATTTGGTGAAACTTACTATGAGGCTTCATGAAGTATGCAACACTCGAAAAGACGTAATTATTGAGGGTCAGAACATAATTTAA
- the LOC103502561 gene encoding uncharacterized protein LOC103502561 isoform X2 encodes MLVMTTSERYLSLSLSLSLSLSHFSLTFFFHVLYSRAIASARTAGRISNILSNPSPDSPSDVPNVVVQVIDLKAMGNRYMATLVTMRLGADVLVFFHCNGSDQRGFWILHCCREMMSAVMRVPYGTTLTFSMCNPFIVSFYTCCCFKKYLVKLTMRLHEVCNTRKDVIIEGQNII; translated from the exons ATGTTGGTAATGACAACGTCGGAAcgctatctctctctctctctctctctctctctctctctctcacatttctcacttacctttttctttcatgtactctacTCTCGAGCAATAGCAAGCGCACGAACTGCTGGCAGAATATCAAACATTTTGTCCAATCCATCACCGGACTCCCCCTCCGATGTCCCCAACGTTGTGGTTCAGGTCATTGATCTCAAGGCGATGGGAAATCGCTATAT GGCTACACTTGTGACCATGAGGCTTGGAGCAGATGTTCTTGTGTTTTTCCATTGCAATGGAAGTGATCAAAGAGG CTTTTGGATTCTCCATTGCTGCCGAGAGATGATGAGTGCGGTAATGAGGGTTCCTTACGGTACAACACTTACATTTTCAATGTGCAATCCTTTCATAGTATCATTTTATACGT GTTGTTGCTTCAAGAAGTATTTGGTGAAACTTACTATGAGGCTTCATGAAGTATGCAACACTCGAAAAGACGTAATTATTGAGGGTCAGAACATAATTTAA
- the LOC103502561 gene encoding uncharacterized protein LOC103502561 isoform X3, which produces MLVMTTSERYLSLSLSLSLSLSHFSLTFFFHVLYSRAIASARTAGRISNILSNPSPDSPSDVPNVVVQVIDLKAMGNRYMATLVTMRLGADVLVFFHCNGSDQRGSFWILHCCREMMSAVMRVPYGCCFKKYLVKLTMRLHEVCNTRKDVIIEGQNII; this is translated from the exons ATGTTGGTAATGACAACGTCGGAAcgctatctctctctctctctctctctctctctctctctctcacatttctcacttacctttttctttcatgtactctacTCTCGAGCAATAGCAAGCGCACGAACTGCTGGCAGAATATCAAACATTTTGTCCAATCCATCACCGGACTCCCCCTCCGATGTCCCCAACGTTGTGGTTCAGGTCATTGATCTCAAGGCGATGGGAAATCGCTATAT GGCTACACTTGTGACCATGAGGCTTGGAGCAGATGTTCTTGTGTTTTTCCATTGCAATGGAAGTGATCAAAGAGG TAGCTTTTGGATTCTCCATTGCTGCCGAGAGATGATGAGTGCGGTAATGAGGGTTCCTTACG GTTGTTGCTTCAAGAAGTATTTGGTGAAACTTACTATGAGGCTTCATGAAGTATGCAACACTCGAAAAGACGTAATTATTGAGGGTCAGAACATAATTTAA